DNA sequence from the Terriglobia bacterium genome:
CTCCCGCGCCAGGTTCGCGATGATCGGCGAGGCTCCGGTGCCGGTGCCGCCGCCGAGTCCAGCGGTCACGAAGACCATGTCCGCCCCGCTCAGGTGCTCGAGCAGCTTGTCGGTGTCCTCGAGAGCGGCGCTGCGGCCCACCTCCGGGTTCGAGCCGGCCCCGAGCCCCTTGGTCAGCTTCGACCCGAGCTGGAGCTTGACCGACGCCCGGTTCGTCCGGAGCGCTTGACAGTCGGTGTTCGCCGTCAGGAACTCGACCCCGGCGACGCTCGTGGCGATCATGCGGTTGACCGCGTTCCCGCCGCCGCCGCCGATGCCGATCACCTTGATGTTCGCCGGCGTCGCCTGGGCGTCGTCGAACGCGAGCTGGAGCGGCCGGTTCCGCCGCGTGTCATCGTCCATCGTGATCATCGTCTTATCTCTCCCCCGTTATGAATCGTGCGTTGCGCGCCCCCCGGCCATTCACAAGAACATCTCCCGCACCCAGGCCCTCACGCGGCCCCTGACCTTTCCCAGCAGCCCGCCGGTCGCCGGCAGGGGGAATCGCTGTCGCGCTGCGCGGTGCCGCGCCCCGTAGAGCGCCAGCCCGATCGCCGTGCCGTGCTGCGGTCCGCAGGCGGGCTCGGTGAGCCCCGCGACGCCGCCCGCCTGCCCGCGGCGCACCGGCAGGTCGAACATCTGCTCGGCGACCTCGGTCATCCCCGAGAGCAGGCTCCCTCCTCCGGCGAGAACGAGGCCGGCGTTCAGCTGCCGCTCGAACCCCGCCCGGCCGATCTCCTCGCGGATCAGGGCGAAGATCTCCTCGGCTCGCGGTTGGAGGATCGCGGCCATGACCTGGCGCTGAAGGAGCCGCGGCTTGCGCTCGCCGATGGACGCGACCTCGATGGCGTCGTTGTCCTCGACCATCGTCGCCATCGCGCAGCCGTGCTTGATCTTGAGGCGCTCCGCGTCGGGGATCGGCGTGCGTAGGCCCACCGCCAGATCGTTGGTGAAGTGGCTCCCGCCGACGGGCAGCACGGAGGTGTGCCAGATCGATCCTCGCTCGAACAGCGCCAGATCGGTGGTCCCGCCGCCGACGTCGATCAGCGCGACGCCCAGCTCCTTCTCGTCCTGGCTCAGCATCGACTCGGCGGCCGCCAGCGACTCCAGAACCGTGTCCCGTACCTCGACCCCGGCCCGGTTGACGCAGGTGACCAGGTTTTGGATCGACGTGGTCGAGCCGGTCACGACGTGAACGTTCGCCTCGAGCCTCGAGCCGGTGAGCCCCACCGGGGAGGCGATCCCGCCCTGGTTGTCCAGCACGAACTCCTGCGGAAGCACGTGCAGGATCTCGCGGTCCTGAGGGATGCTCACCGCCCTCGCGGCGTCGAGCACCCGCTTCATGTCCTCCTTGGAGACCGTTCGGTCCTTCCCGGACACCGCGACCACGCCACGGCTGTTGAAGCTGCGAATGTGGGCGCCGGCGATCCCGACGGTGGCGGACTCGACGTTGACCCCGGCCATGACCTCCGCCTGCTCCACGGCCGCCTTGATCGCCTCCACGGTGGTGTCCAGGTGGACGACGACCCCCTTGCGCAGCCCGCGGGAGGGGGCCTCGCCGACGCCGACCACCTCGATCGCGCCTTGCTCCTTGATCTCGCCGACGACGCACGAGATCCGGGTCGTCCCGATGTCGAGCCCCACGACGTACCGCTCGTTCCTGGCCATGGCTAATGGGCCTCCGCCTCGGAAAGCGCTGCGGCCGGAAGAACGGAGATCCGGCGGCTCCAGCGAAGGTCGACGACCGTCGCCGGTCCCAGCCGCCTCTCGATCTCCGGTCGCAAGGCGAGGAAATCGTTCAGGTTCCGTTCGACGCGATCCGAGTCGAGGAGGATCCGTGGACCCGCCTTCCGGGTGACCACCTCGATCCGGTCCGGCCGGGAGAGGTCGAGCTCCGACACCTCCCGCTCCCACGACGGGCTCGCGCTCCGGAGCCGCGCGATCGCCCTCGCGCCGACGGCGAGGGCGTTGGCGAGCGCGGATCCGTCCAGCCGGTCGAGCCCCGTGAGCACCGGCTGGTCCAGCGAGAAGCCGGGTCCGGCCGGCCCCATGACGAATCCGCCGTCGTCCACCACGTGGACGAGGCCGCGGATCACCGCGAGCGCCGCCGGCGCGCGCTCCACCACCGAGACACGAAGGGTATGGGGGACGATGCGCTTCACCGCCGCCAGGCGGATCCAAGGGTGGGACGCGGCCCTCGCCGCGACCTCACCGAGGTCCAGCGCGAGGAGGTTCCGGCCGACGAACGGGGAGAGCAGCGCCCGGATCGCATCGGGGGAGGTCCGGGAGGCGCCGTCGACCTCGACGTGGGTCACGGCGAGCCCCG
Encoded proteins:
- a CDS encoding cell division protein FtsZ, with the translated sequence MDDDTRRNRPLQLAFDDAQATPANIKVIGIGGGGGNAVNRMIATSVAGVEFLTANTDCQALRTNRASVKLQLGSKLTKGLGAGSNPEVGRSAALEDTDKLLEHLSGADMVFVTAGLGGGTGTGASPIIANLARELGALVVAVVTKPFDFEGRRRKSQAEEGLAALRQVVDTVITIPNDKLLHTVEKGTPLAEAFLMADDILRQA
- the ftsA gene encoding cell division protein FtsA yields the protein MARNERYVVGLDIGTTRISCVVGEIKEQGAIEVVGVGEAPSRGLRKGVVVHLDTTVEAIKAAVEQAEVMAGVNVESATVGIAGAHIRSFNSRGVVAVSGKDRTVSKEDMKRVLDAARAVSIPQDREILHVLPQEFVLDNQGGIASPVGLTGSRLEANVHVVTGSTTSIQNLVTCVNRAGVEVRDTVLESLAAAESMLSQDEKELGVALIDVGGGTTDLALFERGSIWHTSVLPVGGSHFTNDLAVGLRTPIPDAERLKIKHGCAMATMVEDNDAIEVASIGERKPRLLQRQVMAAILQPRAEEIFALIREEIGRAGFERQLNAGLVLAGGGSLLSGMTEVAEQMFDLPVRRGQAGGVAGLTEPACGPQHGTAIGLALYGARHRAARQRFPLPATGGLLGKVRGRVRAWVREMFL
- a CDS encoding FtsQ-type POTRA domain-containing protein; translation: MILERGGPTAEPDRRYWRRRANREVRKTRRTRTLLHWTGIVGANLLFAAVLVYSGWQAADHLTTTPGLAVTHVEVDGASRTSPDAIRALLSPFVGRNLLALDLGEVAARAASHPWIRLAAVKRIVPHTLRVSVVERAPAALAVIRGLVHVVDDGGFVMGPAGPGFSLDQPVLTGLDRLDGSALANALAVGARAIARLRSASPSWEREVSELDLSRPDRIEVVTRKAGPRILLDSDRVERNLNDFLALRPEIERRLGPATVVDLRWSRRISVLPAAALSEAEAH